One window from the genome of candidate division WOR-3 bacterium encodes:
- a CDS encoding DNA alkylation repair protein yields the protein MSSDKSSYKKISLDLKKAKNREKAFILQKFFKTGRGEYGEGDVFYGITVPYLRKLSARFAGADFFVLEKLLESEIHEERTLALFILIRKFENGNESDRKAVFKIYFKKKKRVNNWDLVDLSAPKIVGAYLEDKDRSLLYKLAASKNLWERRIAVISTYTFIKKGDFKDALNLSEILLDEKHDLIHKATGWMLREIGKKDESVLLKFLEKHCAKMPRTMLRYSIEKLDTKRRKYYLGKKQ from the coding sequence TTGAGTTCTGACAAAAGCTCCTACAAGAAGATTTCTCTCGATCTGAAAAAAGCGAAAAATCGTGAAAAAGCTTTTATCCTCCAGAAATTTTTCAAGACCGGCAGAGGCGAATACGGCGAAGGTGATGTCTTCTACGGGATTACAGTTCCGTACCTGAGAAAATTATCTGCAAGATTCGCAGGAGCGGATTTTTTCGTTCTCGAAAAATTGCTCGAATCTGAAATTCACGAGGAAAGAACGCTCGCTTTGTTCATACTCATCAGAAAATTCGAAAATGGGAACGAAAGCGACAGAAAAGCGGTATTCAAAATTTATTTCAAGAAGAAAAAACGCGTGAATAACTGGGACCTTGTTGATTTGTCGGCCCCGAAAATCGTCGGAGCGTATCTTGAGGACAAAGACAGATCTCTGCTTTACAAACTGGCGGCCTCGAAAAACCTCTGGGAGAGAAGAATCGCCGTTATATCCACCTACACTTTCATTAAAAAAGGTGATTTCAAAGACGCGTTGAACCTGTCGGAAATCCTACTTGACGAAAAACATGACCTCATCCACAAAGCGACAGGATGGATGCTCAGGGAAATAGGAAAGAAAGACGAAAGCGTTTTGTTGAAATTTCTGGAAAAGCACTGCGCGAAAATGCCCAGAACCATGCTCAGGTATTCGATCGAAAAGCTGGACACTAAAAGAAGAAAATATTATCTCGGAAAAAAACAATAA
- a CDS encoding MGMT family protein has translation MEDFTGAVIETVKLIPRGKVMTYGQIASFVGSPRSSRQVSRILHSCSEKFSLPWHRIVNSKGEIAFKRNQAYSEQKTLLEGEGIVFDKEGRIDLDKFLFKPFNGNS, from the coding sequence ATGGAAGATTTTACCGGAGCTGTCATCGAGACTGTAAAATTAATCCCTCGCGGAAAAGTGATGACATACGGACAAATAGCATCTTTCGTCGGTTCACCGAGAAGTTCAAGGCAGGTTTCGAGGATACTGCATTCGTGCAGTGAAAAGTTCTCTTTGCCCTGGCACAGAATTGTCAATTCAAAGGGTGAAATTGCGTTCAAGAGAAACCAGGCTTATTCAGAGCAAAAAACTCTTCTCGAAGGTGAAGGGATCGTTTTCGACAAAGAGGGAAGGATAGACCTCGATAAATTTTTGTTTAAGCCTTTCAACGGAAATAGCTGA
- a CDS encoding TonB-dependent receptor yields the protein MRKKIAIIILTMISFSSFIVAHTVTGKVTDMDTHQPVIGANIAVFDLDGNLIAGVLAGNDGAFSIENLPAGSYNLRAMRLGYKTQVKNRVTVRPNIPTYVDFELEEELLQMEGITVRPKYFEKPEDAVVSTRSMDFEEIISQPGGVYDVQRAVQALPAVVSGSDQNNEIIVRGGNYGENLFLIDNMEMLNPNHFGWQGTGGGPVSVINTDFIRSIDFMAGAFPARYGDKASSVLDITLREGVRDRIHYKFDLSMAGAGGTLEGPLGKGSFLISAHRSFLSLVASSFGLTAVPHYYNIHFKAVYDLSHTRKFSLLGIYGKDWITIESSEEEDEEIYDDIKKIEAKSDQYTVGASIKSLYSMGYYNITLSRTYSTWNHDIIDTLDMRYLFNDSDEGENTAKIDFNINFARHTKLTMGLFAKNVSFHYETWARPDTLFIYDSSGNIVDTTDYITVIDVDEEADSWKYGGYAQLRHDAGTFLTLNLGLRYDKFDYTGFDCLSPRVSLSVHLTGNTDLNAAYGVHFQSPQWFELAFDPENHYLKSKYTEQVILGVEHLFADDIKATLEVYYKRYRDVPIDRASTTSDPNDWDEVFVNEGDGFAKGIEFFLQKKVMKNFWGTLSYSYSVAKAFDPRNEQNEYSWDFDYGNVFTLIAGYRKEYFKDAWYQSFSKSLVYKFISFLPFVPSDASEYTIKYRYLGGKPYTPVTYHPEWRRWVADPDQAYNSDRTKPYQRFDVMFSNRWYFKSWNMVYYLEVENLFNHPNVWEYYYCEDGEVETVYQMGRMIVGGVIFEF from the coding sequence ATGCGTAAAAAAATAGCTATAATTATTCTGACGATGATCTCCTTTTCATCTTTTATCGTAGCCCATACGGTAACGGGTAAAGTAACTGACATGGACACACACCAGCCTGTGATTGGAGCGAATATAGCGGTTTTTGACCTCGACGGAAATCTGATTGCCGGTGTCCTGGCCGGTAACGACGGAGCATTTTCGATCGAGAATCTTCCCGCTGGCAGTTATAACCTGAGAGCTATGAGGTTGGGATACAAGACACAGGTAAAAAACAGGGTGACGGTTCGACCAAACATACCGACGTATGTTGATTTTGAACTTGAAGAAGAACTCCTGCAGATGGAGGGCATCACCGTCAGGCCAAAATATTTCGAAAAACCCGAAGACGCTGTCGTGTCGACAAGAAGCATGGATTTTGAAGAAATAATTTCACAGCCTGGCGGTGTATATGACGTACAAAGAGCAGTTCAAGCACTGCCTGCAGTGGTCTCGGGTTCGGACCAGAACAACGAAATCATTGTTCGAGGAGGAAACTACGGAGAAAACCTTTTTCTGATTGACAACATGGAGATGCTCAACCCCAACCATTTCGGGTGGCAGGGAACAGGCGGAGGGCCTGTGAGCGTAATCAATACTGATTTTATCAGGAGCATAGACTTCATGGCAGGCGCATTTCCAGCCAGATACGGCGACAAGGCGTCGAGTGTTTTGGACATCACTTTAAGGGAAGGCGTTCGGGACAGGATTCATTACAAATTCGATCTGAGCATGGCGGGAGCGGGAGGAACCTTGGAAGGACCTCTTGGAAAGGGAAGTTTTTTAATATCGGCCCACAGAAGTTTTTTGTCTCTCGTGGCGTCGAGTTTCGGACTGACTGCCGTCCCTCATTACTACAACATCCATTTCAAAGCTGTTTACGATCTTTCTCACACACGTAAATTCTCGTTGTTGGGAATTTACGGCAAAGACTGGATAACAATCGAGAGTTCAGAGGAAGAAGACGAAGAAATCTACGACGACATAAAAAAAATTGAAGCCAAATCCGATCAGTACACAGTGGGTGCGAGTATAAAATCCCTTTATTCAATGGGATACTACAACATTACACTTTCAAGGACATACAGCACCTGGAACCATGACATCATCGACACTCTGGACATGAGATACCTTTTCAACGATTCGGACGAGGGGGAGAATACAGCGAAAATTGACTTCAACATAAATTTCGCAAGACACACAAAACTGACAATGGGTCTTTTTGCCAAAAATGTATCGTTTCATTACGAGACTTGGGCGAGACCTGACACTCTTTTCATTTACGACTCCTCCGGAAACATAGTCGACACCACAGACTACATTACCGTTATAGACGTCGACGAAGAAGCCGATTCGTGGAAATACGGGGGTTACGCCCAATTAAGACACGACGCGGGAACTTTTCTGACACTAAACCTGGGGTTGAGATACGACAAATTCGACTACACTGGATTTGATTGCCTTTCACCAAGGGTGTCTCTATCGGTTCATTTGACTGGAAACACCGACCTCAATGCGGCTTACGGAGTGCATTTTCAATCTCCTCAGTGGTTTGAACTCGCTTTTGATCCCGAAAACCACTACTTAAAGAGCAAGTACACCGAACAGGTTATATTAGGTGTCGAGCATTTGTTCGCTGACGACATCAAGGCGACCCTTGAGGTTTACTACAAACGATACAGAGACGTCCCTATCGACAGGGCTTCGACCACTTCCGATCCCAACGACTGGGATGAGGTTTTTGTAAACGAGGGCGATGGCTTCGCCAAGGGCATCGAGTTTTTTCTGCAGAAAAAGGTGATGAAAAATTTCTGGGGAACGCTGAGTTATTCCTACTCTGTGGCTAAAGCTTTCGACCCGAGAAACGAGCAGAATGAATACAGTTGGGATTTCGACTACGGAAACGTTTTTACACTGATAGCAGGATACAGAAAAGAGTATTTTAAAGACGCATGGTATCAGTCCTTTTCAAAATCACTTGTTTATAAATTCATTTCGTTTCTGCCGTTTGTGCCTTCCGACGCGTCGGAATACACAATAAAATACAGATACCTCGGAGGCAAACCTTACACGCCTGTGACCTATCATCCGGAGTGGAGGAGGTGGGTCGCCGATCCGGACCAGGCTTACAATTCCGATAGAACAAAACCCTACCAGAGGTTCGACGTGATGTTCTCCAACAGATGGTATTTCAAATCCTGGAACATGGTGTATTATCTCGAAGTGGAGAACCTCTTCAACCACCCCAACGTATGGGAATACTACTATTGTGAAGACGGCGAGGTCGAAACCGTCTATCAGATGGGCAGAATGATAGTAGGAGGGGTGATATTTGAGTTCTGA
- a CDS encoding cation transporter: METENKQGTPISEECRAKKASAVTLFSFVGNLVLTFFKLFSGIIGHSGAMVADAVHSLSDFATDLVILISFRIVKKPRDKTHDYGHGKFETLATAIIGVTLFWVAAGILISGGRNAYIILIKNETVQGPTALALVATIVSILVKEIIYRYTVSVGREIESMAVIANAWHHRSDVFSSLGTFLGIGGAYFLGDKWVVLDPLAAIGVSIFMFKLSFVIIYKSVRELMEESLGDETKKQILDLIKKTEGVFDPHDLKTRKIGDKIAIDVHIRVPNDMTIVEAHKINDSIEFKIREKFGENTIIYIHTEPEEEQIT, from the coding sequence ATGGAAACAGAAAATAAACAAGGAACACCGATTTCTGAGGAGTGCAGGGCAAAAAAGGCAAGCGCGGTGACTCTTTTCAGTTTTGTCGGCAACTTGGTTTTGACCTTTTTCAAGCTTTTTTCAGGAATAATCGGGCATTCAGGGGCTATGGTCGCTGACGCCGTTCATTCTCTTTCGGATTTCGCGACCGACCTGGTGATACTGATAAGTTTCAGAATTGTAAAAAAACCCCGTGACAAGACCCATGATTACGGACATGGGAAATTCGAGACCCTTGCGACGGCGATAATCGGCGTAACTCTTTTTTGGGTTGCAGCCGGCATCTTGATATCAGGGGGCAGAAACGCGTATATAATATTAATAAAGAATGAAACTGTACAAGGGCCGACAGCGTTAGCTCTTGTCGCTACAATAGTGTCAATCTTGGTCAAAGAAATTATATACAGGTATACCGTCTCGGTAGGCAGAGAAATCGAAAGCATGGCTGTTATCGCTAACGCTTGGCACCACAGATCCGATGTTTTCTCTTCTTTGGGCACTTTTTTAGGAATAGGAGGAGCCTATTTTCTGGGAGACAAGTGGGTGGTTCTCGATCCTCTTGCGGCAATAGGCGTTAGTATTTTTATGTTCAAGTTGTCGTTTGTAATAATCTACAAAAGCGTAAGAGAATTGATGGAAGAATCTCTCGGTGATGAAACTAAAAAGCAAATATTGGATTTGATAAAAAAAACGGAAGGGGTATTTGACCCTCACGACCTCAAGACGAGAAAGATAGGAGATAAAATCGCCATAGACGTGCACATCCGTGTTCCCAACGACATGACAATAGTTGAAGCGCATAAAATAAACGACAGTATTGAGTTCAAGATAAGGGAGAAATTCGGTGAAAACACTATTATTTACATACACACAGAACCGGAAGAGGAACAGATTACATAA
- a CDS encoding T9SS type A sorting domain-containing protein → MSTTVDDAAGNSNGRLDPGETANLLATIKNVGGTNFTNITSVLSSSDPNITINDNSAVFGPLSIDSTKTNVSDPFNLSVDVSTPEGYEAAFNLVVTDAGFCDTFSFDLTVGKYSYLVLNLDPSAGSGIKIDSILSAIGYSGIHSIQLPSDLSFFKSIFVCLGVYPNNTVISSGGAIATSIIDFINNGGCAYMEGGDMWFYDPSYGGGHNFGPVFGIQAVADGSGNLGPVVGASGTFTNSMNFAYAGENSYIDQINATGTGFVIFSDGNDNYNCGVANQTATYRTVGTSFELGMLTDAADASTRADILDSIMVFFLDGLNAVAEQPPVNSSWVALTASPNPFVKNVLISFTSPAGILSEVEIFDVSGRTVREFNFGLNDADRLMTVHWNGNDNQGQELTRGVYFVKVTAGENSGQVKLIFVE, encoded by the coding sequence TTGAGTACAACTGTCGACGACGCTGCCGGTAACAGCAACGGCAGGTTGGACCCCGGTGAAACAGCTAACCTTCTGGCGACCATCAAAAACGTCGGAGGGACAAATTTCACGAACATCACTTCCGTTTTATCTTCTTCTGATCCCAACATAACAATAAACGACAACAGCGCAGTGTTCGGCCCGTTGTCGATAGACAGCACAAAGACGAACGTCTCTGATCCATTCAACCTTTCTGTGGACGTTTCAACACCGGAAGGGTATGAAGCCGCTTTCAACCTTGTTGTAACAGACGCGGGTTTCTGCGACACCTTCTCGTTCGACCTTACCGTCGGAAAATACAGTTACCTCGTTTTAAATCTCGATCCATCTGCCGGATCCGGAATCAAAATTGACAGTATTCTCAGCGCAATCGGTTACTCCGGAATACATTCAATTCAACTGCCTTCGGATTTATCTTTTTTCAAATCCATTTTTGTTTGCCTTGGCGTCTATCCAAACAATACCGTAATATCATCGGGGGGAGCCATAGCTACCTCGATAATAGATTTTATCAACAACGGGGGATGCGCCTACATGGAAGGCGGTGACATGTGGTTTTACGACCCCAGTTACGGAGGCGGCCACAATTTTGGTCCGGTTTTCGGAATCCAGGCGGTAGCAGACGGTTCCGGGAATCTTGGACCAGTCGTCGGCGCGTCCGGAACATTCACCAACTCCATGAATTTCGCCTATGCCGGTGAAAACAGCTACATTGACCAAATCAACGCGACCGGTACCGGATTTGTGATTTTCAGCGACGGAAACGACAACTACAACTGCGGAGTTGCGAATCAAACCGCGACTTACAGGACGGTTGGAACCAGTTTCGAGCTCGGAATGCTCACTGACGCAGCAGATGCCTCGACGAGAGCGGACATTCTCGACTCCATAATGGTTTTCTTCCTCGACGGTCTGAACGCTGTGGCGGAGCAGCCACCTGTCAATTCTTCATGGGTCGCTTTGACTGCCTCTCCAAATCCTTTCGTAAAGAATGTTCTCATCTCTTTCACCTCGCCGGCTGGGATTCTCTCAGAGGTCGAGATATTCGACGTATCCGGTAGAACAGTCCGCGAGTTCAACTTCGGTCTGAACGACGCTGACAGACTGATGACAGTTCACTGGAACGGAAATGACAACCAGGGACAAGAATTGACCCGGGGAGTTTATTTCGTGAAAGTTACAGCCGGTGAAAATTCAGGTCAGGTAAAACTTATCTTTGTCGAATAA
- a CDS encoding GNAT family N-acetyltransferase: protein MEEKKAIFPELVTKRLVLREFIQKDANAVFEMFSRDAVTKYHNVETMTDLEQARKFVSSRINVFITKAGVRWALALKENPTKAIGSVGYFNLNKPNGFAEVGYDLHQDFWRRGYMEEALSKSIYFGFSEEFFFYLNRVEAMTYPENEASTGLLLKLGFKYEGVRREYGLIKGKYTDLKCFSLLRREW, encoded by the coding sequence ATGGAGGAGAAAAAAGCTATTTTTCCTGAACTTGTGACGAAACGACTTGTTCTGAGAGAGTTCATACAGAAAGACGCAAACGCCGTGTTCGAGATGTTTTCTCGAGACGCTGTAACCAAATACCACAACGTTGAAACCATGACCGACTTAGAGCAAGCCAGAAAATTCGTTTCTTCGAGGATAAATGTTTTCATCACCAAAGCAGGAGTGAGGTGGGCTCTGGCTTTGAAAGAAAATCCGACCAAGGCGATAGGCTCGGTCGGGTATTTTAACCTTAACAAGCCCAACGGATTTGCCGAGGTCGGATACGACCTCCATCAAGATTTCTGGCGTAGGGGGTATATGGAGGAGGCTCTCAGTAAGTCCATTTATTTCGGATTCAGCGAAGAATTCTTTTTTTATCTCAACAGAGTAGAAGCTATGACGTACCCTGAAAACGAAGCTTCGACAGGTCTGCTTCTCAAATTAGGATTCAAATACGAAGGAGTGCGAAGAGAATATGGTTTAATTAAGGGAAAATACACGGATTTAAAATGCTTTTCGCTTCTGAGGAGAGAATGGTAA
- a CDS encoding DNA recombination protein RmuC — MNWAPFLSLGLNAAMIILIGAALYYFSKKIFDKEKSFFGEMVKDNQSTEKRLLDELSRSRIESDNKLENMRNSINESLRNVQEDSMKNLEKIRATVEDKLQGTLEKKLTESFGIVSERLEQVYKGLGEMQSVAAGVGDLKKVLSNVKTRGVLGEFQLESILEQVMAPDQYIKNFKPRDGRGEVEFAILLPGKDKDEKGKIFLPVDSKFPVENYLKMVEAQENANKNEIDKYSKALENDIKNQAAKINEKYIYPPVTTDFALMFLPSESLFAEVVRRPGLIEKLQNDSRIVVSGPTTLWAILTSLQMGFRTLAIQKRSSEVWKILGAVKTEWAKYGEQLAKIHKKLDEASGAVSEAEKNLRKVEKNLRDVEVLPEEEARKLLE, encoded by the coding sequence TTGAACTGGGCGCCTTTTCTTTCTCTGGGGTTGAACGCCGCAATGATTATTCTGATAGGAGCGGCACTTTATTACTTTTCCAAAAAGATATTCGACAAGGAAAAGTCATTTTTCGGCGAAATGGTCAAAGACAACCAATCAACCGAAAAAAGACTGCTCGATGAACTCAGCCGCTCGCGTATTGAGAGTGACAACAAGCTTGAAAACATGAGAAATTCAATAAACGAATCGCTGAGAAACGTCCAGGAAGACAGCATGAAAAACCTCGAGAAAATCAGGGCGACCGTGGAGGATAAACTGCAGGGAACTCTCGAGAAAAAATTGACTGAATCGTTCGGAATCGTCAGCGAAAGGCTTGAGCAAGTTTACAAAGGACTCGGAGAAATGCAGAGCGTCGCCGCCGGAGTAGGTGACCTAAAGAAAGTGCTTTCAAACGTCAAGACAAGAGGAGTTCTGGGAGAATTTCAACTCGAGAGTATTTTGGAACAGGTCATGGCACCCGATCAGTATATCAAAAATTTCAAACCCAGGGACGGCAGGGGAGAGGTTGAATTCGCTATTTTGTTGCCCGGAAAAGATAAAGACGAAAAAGGAAAAATATTCCTGCCGGTAGATTCGAAATTTCCAGTTGAAAATTATCTTAAAATGGTTGAAGCGCAGGAAAACGCAAACAAAAATGAAATTGATAAGTATTCTAAAGCTCTAGAAAACGATATAAAAAATCAAGCGGCAAAGATAAACGAAAAATACATATACCCGCCTGTGACGACGGATTTCGCTCTTATGTTTTTACCCTCGGAGAGTCTTTTCGCAGAAGTTGTCAGAAGGCCTGGTCTCATAGAAAAGCTTCAAAACGATAGTCGTATTGTTGTCTCCGGACCGACGACTCTGTGGGCGATTTTGACAAGTCTTCAGATGGGTTTCAGGACACTTGCGATTCAGAAAAGGTCATCAGAGGTTTGGAAGATACTCGGAGCCGTCAAGACTGAATGGGCAAAATACGGTGAACAGCTCGCGAAAATTCACAAAAAATTGGACGAGGCATCCGGAGCAGTTTCCGAAGCGGAAAAGAATTTGAGAAAAGTAGAAAAAAACCTGAGAGATGTGGAGGTTTTGCCTGAAGAAGAAGCCAGAAAACTTCTTGAATAG
- a CDS encoding MATE family efflux transporter: MVENTRNFDPENITYGNIWNLSWPVMVSSLAFTLLDVTDMFWIGKLGHISVAAVSMVGSFLFILISSMTLVSSGAIAFVSRAYGSKDTELLKKSISISLFFSILIALVLIVPSILFSDQILSFFGAKGEVLSQAKTYMRIMLLGFAFLFILDIMYNIFFGTGDSKTPMKLTITTLLINILLDPFFIFGWFFFPRLETSGAAIASSVSILIGFSLFTFFFLKKFGAVKPSFQKDLSISFLKTGIPAFFFGITRPVTGMLIYKIVSFYGDISIAAFGIGSRIIGVTFIYMDGLMMAVQTFIGQLLGKKILIKPER; the protein is encoded by the coding sequence ATGGTTGAAAATACAAGAAATTTCGATCCGGAAAATATTACCTACGGCAACATCTGGAATCTTTCCTGGCCTGTGATGGTATCATCACTCGCATTCACACTGCTCGATGTCACAGATATGTTCTGGATAGGAAAACTTGGTCATATCTCGGTCGCCGCTGTGAGCATGGTCGGATCGTTTTTGTTTATTCTTATATCTTCCATGACTCTTGTTTCTTCTGGAGCCATAGCTTTCGTCTCAAGAGCTTATGGTTCAAAAGACACGGAGCTTCTGAAAAAAAGCATTTCAATTTCACTTTTTTTCTCGATTCTGATTGCCCTGGTTTTGATCGTGCCCTCAATTTTGTTTTCAGATCAAATTCTAAGTTTTTTCGGAGCCAAAGGTGAAGTTCTCTCCCAGGCAAAAACATACATGCGAATAATGCTCCTTGGTTTCGCTTTTCTCTTCATACTGGACATAATGTATAATATATTTTTCGGAACCGGAGATTCCAAAACCCCGATGAAACTGACGATAACGACTCTGCTTATAAACATCCTACTCGACCCTTTTTTTATTTTCGGTTGGTTTTTCTTCCCGAGATTGGAAACTTCTGGAGCCGCGATAGCTTCTTCTGTCTCGATTCTGATTGGTTTTTCTCTGTTCACGTTTTTTTTTCTAAAAAAATTCGGCGCCGTTAAACCCTCTTTTCAAAAGGATTTATCCATTAGTTTTTTAAAAACCGGAATTCCGGCTTTTTTCTTTGGGATTACAAGGCCGGTGACCGGTATGCTGATATACAAAATAGTGTCCTTCTACGGAGACATATCTATAGCCGCTTTTGGAATTGGCAGCAGAATAATAGGAGTAACTTTCATTTACATGGACGGTCTGATGATGGCTGTTCAGACTTTTATCGGTCAGCTCCTCGGCAAAAAAATATTGATAAAGCCAGAGAGGTAG
- a CDS encoding sodium-dependent transporter yields MGRDKGLWDSRTAFVLASIGSAIGLGNIWRFPYICYKYGGGSFLIAYIIALFVAGIPLLLLEFSLGHKMAGSAPFAFSKLKFSFKGSSSEEEITEKKGDFQWVGWIALFIGFFITTYYAVIMGWSFDYLYYSVKMSWSQVGPEKFFYENVLHLTEGVFDFGKLQLPIIIGLVISWIWIVLSIWKGAKTVGKVVFVTVTLPWLLLLVFVFRGVFLPGASEGIKYYLLPDFTMLLNVELWHAAFSQVFFSLSIGFGIMVAYASFLPEKSDIANSAVIIALADAATAFVGGFAVFSALGYYAKIQGVDVCDVMQSGPHLAFVTYPEIISKLPFAPFFGFLFFLMLLTLAIDSAFSLVEGIVAGLMDKFNIGRMKTNLGVAAATFLVGLIFTFGAGLYWLDITDHFMNNFGLFTVAFLEALVVGYAVSPEEIRKYINQKSEIQIGKWWTVSVKYFIPIIAFVLLFFSIKSVLFSNYGGYPALAVFLAGWLPLLIAAVGSYILSSKKIPWSVLLIGVLTAVLIWTLKRFDLLSGLNKLIPDIILTIVIFIFTFFVLIGGVVYFLIIAKKR; encoded by the coding sequence ATGGGCAGGGATAAAGGTCTTTGGGATTCAAGGACGGCTTTTGTTCTCGCTTCTATAGGTTCGGCTATAGGCCTGGGAAATATCTGGCGTTTTCCCTACATTTGCTACAAATACGGGGGAGGCTCTTTTTTGATAGCCTACATAATAGCACTTTTTGTTGCCGGGATTCCTCTTCTTCTTCTTGAATTTTCTTTAGGGCATAAAATGGCGGGTTCCGCCCCCTTCGCTTTTTCAAAATTGAAGTTCTCTTTTAAAGGCAGTTCTTCGGAAGAAGAAATCACCGAAAAAAAAGGCGATTTCCAGTGGGTCGGATGGATCGCGCTTTTCATAGGTTTTTTTATAACAACTTATTACGCCGTAATAATGGGGTGGTCTTTTGATTACCTTTACTATTCGGTAAAAATGTCGTGGTCACAAGTCGGCCCGGAAAAGTTTTTCTATGAAAATGTCCTGCATTTAACTGAAGGCGTTTTCGATTTCGGCAAACTTCAACTGCCTATCATTATTGGGCTCGTCATAAGCTGGATATGGATTGTCTTGTCGATTTGGAAAGGCGCTAAAACAGTAGGTAAAGTAGTATTTGTCACGGTGACTTTGCCATGGCTTCTGCTCCTGGTTTTCGTCTTTAGGGGTGTCTTTCTTCCCGGTGCCTCAGAGGGAATAAAATACTACCTTTTGCCGGATTTCACGATGCTTTTGAACGTAGAGCTCTGGCACGCGGCGTTTTCTCAAGTTTTCTTTTCTCTTTCGATAGGCTTCGGAATTATGGTGGCGTACGCGAGTTTTCTGCCGGAGAAATCCGATATAGCAAACAGTGCAGTCATAATAGCTCTGGCGGACGCCGCGACCGCTTTCGTCGGCGGATTCGCGGTTTTCTCAGCCCTGGGTTATTACGCCAAAATCCAGGGTGTTGACGTCTGTGATGTCATGCAGTCAGGACCCCATCTCGCTTTTGTTACTTATCCCGAAATAATTTCAAAACTGCCCTTCGCGCCTTTTTTTGGTTTTTTGTTTTTCCTGATGCTGCTCACATTGGCCATTGATTCGGCATTTTCACTTGTCGAAGGTATCGTAGCCGGTCTGATGGACAAATTCAACATAGGCAGAATGAAGACCAACCTCGGAGTCGCCGCCGCCACGTTTCTCGTCGGATTGATTTTCACTTTCGGAGCGGGTCTATATTGGCTCGATATAACAGATCACTTTATGAATAACTTTGGGCTTTTCACCGTGGCATTTTTGGAAGCTCTCGTTGTCGGTTACGCGGTATCTCCCGAAGAGATAAGAAAATACATAAACCAAAAATCCGAAATTCAAATAGGCAAGTGGTGGACCGTTTCCGTCAAGTACTTCATACCGATAATCGCCTTTGTGCTGTTGTTCTTTTCTATAAAATCAGTGTTGTTTTCAAACTATGGAGGGTATCCTGCTCTCGCTGTTTTCCTCGCAGGGTGGCTACCCCTTCTAATAGCGGCAGTTGGATCTTATATACTCTCAAGCAAAAAAATACCTTGGAGCGTGCTTTTGATCGGCGTGTTGACTGCTGTTTTAATTTGGACTTTAAAAAGATTCGACCTTCTGTCGGGGTTGAACAAGTTGATACCCGATATTATTCTCACTATAGTGATATTCATATTCACTTTCTTTGTCTTGATAGGAGGGGTTGTTTATTTTCTCATCATAGCAAAAAAGAGATAG
- a CDS encoding alkaline phosphatase family protein, with protein MKYSIASVAPTIAKSFGVELPEKSEDRPINSVLDLIKKNSLEKIQKCLMYAPDAVGLVQKKKFPSFFKEIESRTDIKQKLSSVLPPKTPVCFASMLTGLKPEIHGIRKYEKPVLRIDTIFDVLIRSGIKPAIVAVKNSSVDLMFRERKMEYYSERYDTEAVEKTVELIAESDNDFILCYNQEYDDAIHACDPFGPEAENALKNQNQNFMTLLRQVDENWKDYDNLTMYTPDHGCHIDPETGRGNHGDDISEDMEVVHFYRIKRGIRPDKRRLSDKKYQTKNREDLK; from the coding sequence TTGAAGTATTCGATCGCGTCGGTAGCTCCTACAATCGCAAAATCCTTCGGGGTGGAATTACCCGAGAAATCAGAGGATAGACCGATAAATTCCGTTTTAGATTTAATTAAAAAAAATTCGCTGGAAAAGATACAGAAATGTTTGATGTACGCGCCGGACGCCGTAGGCCTTGTTCAGAAAAAAAAATTCCCGTCTTTTTTTAAAGAAATCGAAAGCAGAACAGACATCAAACAGAAACTGTCGTCAGTTTTACCCCCGAAAACACCGGTTTGCTTTGCGTCAATGTTAACTGGCTTGAAACCGGAAATTCACGGTATCAGGAAATACGAAAAACCAGTTCTGAGAATTGACACTATTTTCGACGTGCTGATAAGAAGCGGGATAAAACCGGCGATCGTCGCGGTTAAAAATTCGAGCGTAGACCTGATGTTCAGAGAACGGAAAATGGAGTATTATTCTGAGAGGTACGACACTGAGGCGGTTGAAAAAACCGTGGAACTCATAGCCGAGAGCGATAACGATTTTATTCTCTGCTACAACCAGGAATACGATGATGCTATACACGCCTGTGATCCATTCGGTCCGGAAGCCGAAAATGCCCTTAAAAACCAAAACCAAAATTTTATGACACTTTTGCGACAAGTAGATGAGAATTGGAAGGATTACGACAATTTGACAATGTATACTCCGGACCATGGATGCCATATTGATCCAGAGACCGGCAGGGGAAACCACGGCGACGATATTTCGGAAGACATGGAAGTAGTTCATTTTTATAGAATAAAAAGAGGAATTCGCCCTGATAAACGAAGGTTGAGTGACAAAAAATATCAGACAAAAAACAGAGAGGATTTAAAATGA